In a genomic window of Punica granatum isolate Tunisia-2019 chromosome 6, ASM765513v2, whole genome shotgun sequence:
- the LOC116210968 gene encoding uncharacterized protein LOC116210968 yields the protein MLFGAAIRVIVVWSTSVFALFISSSDYRFLSIEGMFSALSIDCIITVVYAPNVRALRNGLWEVLSYSFLNMTKPWCLLGDFNEVLHPDERSGATAFTVGMRNLRCSVDSGNLIEYPLLGRSLSSSGLSKGLSDHCPILLSFADVNWRPRPFRVLDCWWLKKDFGNVVADFWRVSSSSSHNIASALRSVSDFEKEIDSLELIKETRPLTHSELSRGRSLREQLVKQHRKEESLWKSWIQWCKLGDKSTSFFHLSTSIRGSGNKINSISIDGRIISQLKEVNYAVRDHFHRLYSVDDSVALACPGLRFKRISSSAAEQLESFFDFEEIRAAVWDCESSNSPGPDGLDFFFIKKHGIFLGQM from the exons ATGCTATTTGGGGCAGCAATAAGAGTAATTGTTGTCTGGAGTACGAGTGTGTTTGCTTTATTCATCTCCTCGTCTGATTATCGCTTCTTGTCTATTGAAGGGATGTTTTCTGCTCTTAGTATTGATTGTATTATCACTGTGGTTTATGCTCCAAATGTTCGTGCTCTTCGCAATGGTTTATGGGAGGTTCTATCCTACAGCTTCTTAAACATGACTAAACCTTGGTGTCTGCTTGGTGACTTCAATGAAGTGTTGCATCCGGATGAGCGGAGTGGAGCAACTGCTTTTACTGTTGGCATGCGTAATTTAAGGTGTTCAGTGGACTCGGGCAATCTCATTGAATACCCTCTGTTGGGAAGAAG CTTGTCTTCATCTGGACTTAGCAAAGGATTATCTGATCATTGTCCGATTCTCTTATCGTTTGCTGATGTAAATTGGAGGCCAAGGCCTTTCAGAGTCCTTGATTGTTGGTGGCTCAAAAAGGATTTCGGGAACGTGGTGGCTGACTTTTGGCGggtttcttcttcatcttctcatAATATTGCTTCGGCTCTCAGAT CTGTCTCTGATTTTGAGAAAGAGATTGATAGCCTTGAGCTTATTAAGGAGACAAGACCTTTAACTCATTCTGAACTATCTCGAGGAAGATCTCTCCGTGAGCAGCTCGTTAAGCAGCACAGGAAGGAGGAATCTCTCTGGAAGTCATGGATTCAGTGGTGTAAGCTTGGGGACAAGAGCACGAGCTTCTTTCATCTGTCAACCTCGATAAGAGGTTCCGGGAACAAGATCAACTCTATTTCTATCGATGGCAGGATCATTTCTCAACTGAAGGAAGTAAATTACGCAGTGAGAGACCACTTCCACCGCCTTTATTCCGTAGATGACTCTGTTGCACTTGCCTGCCCGGGTCTACGTTTCAAACGAATTTCTTCTTCAGCAGCCGAACAGCTAGAATCTTTCTTTGACTTTGAGGAAATCAGAGCTGCTGTTTGGGATTGTGAGAGCTCTAATTCCCCCGGACCGGATGGTCTGGACTTTTTCTTCATAAAAAAGCATGGAATATTCTTGGGCCAAATGTAG